A genome region from Natronobeatus ordinarius includes the following:
- a CDS encoding OsmC family protein: MSVKNGVDVQQLGDAIDAITENPDVGQFRFFAETEWTDGLKCVTSIDEFDQAGERIRTEEFRVEGDEPEQILGERTAPNAVELLLAALGSCLSVGYAAHAAAMDIELDDLRFELEGDVDLRGFLGIDEDTRPGYNEVTCTTHLETDASEDQLDELKERVEATSPLIDIVANEVPVKTELAVERSS, from the coding sequence ATGTCAGTGAAAAACGGCGTAGACGTACAGCAGCTGGGCGACGCGATCGACGCGATCACGGAGAACCCGGACGTCGGTCAGTTCCGGTTTTTCGCCGAAACCGAGTGGACCGACGGGCTGAAGTGCGTAACCTCGATCGACGAGTTCGACCAGGCCGGGGAGCGAATTCGAACGGAGGAGTTCCGCGTCGAGGGCGACGAACCGGAGCAGATCCTCGGCGAGCGAACCGCACCGAACGCCGTCGAACTGCTGCTCGCGGCGCTCGGATCGTGTCTGAGCGTCGGTTACGCGGCACACGCCGCGGCGATGGACATCGAGCTCGACGACCTCCGGTTCGAACTGGAAGGCGACGTCGATCTCCGGGGCTTCCTCGGAATCGACGAGGACACCCGCCCCGGCTACAACGAGGTGACGTGCACCACGCACCTCGAGACGGACGCCTCCGAGGACCAACTCGACGAACTCAAAGAACGGGTCGAGGCGACCTCCCCGCTGATCGATATCGTCGCGAACGAGGTTCCGGTGAAAACCGAACTGGCCGTGGAGCGGTCCTCGTAA
- a CDS encoding 2-oxo acid dehydrogenase subunit E2, producing the protein MGYVVKIPKLGLEMDSGTVTAWFVEEGEAVEAGDVIAEIESEKTTGKVEARENGVLRRRLLEEGESAEPGAPMGIVAEADADISDLEASLEGEVPDAEAATEAAAGVEAPTPDAEATTEAAASSEDVKASPRARKRADELGVDLASVDGTGPQGSITEEDVEAAAETEGETIEDVKASPRARKRADELGVDLASVDGTGPKGSITEADVEAAAEDRIEGIEERPLDGMRRTIASRLGQSYREAVHVTEHRVADAEALRAAAKAAAAVHDESVTVTDVLLAAISAALEDHPAFNATFEEDVHRLHGEHNLCVAVDVEDGLLAPVIRGVDDLEIDELARKRATMTDRALSGQYTMDDLRGGTFTISNLGLLGVESFDPVINPPQVAILGVNALDERPVARNGEVVVRRTLPLSLSFDHRLVDGADAARFLETLVGHLEEPWPLLEGVTPADVPSDVHWRDDGAAAAVAELPERDVTAHVRPDLSGSVAAGSAEWPFDVTPEWGGGRAPTPVDYFLGALSACLAASIGIQADMRDVDFSGIDVGVVGAPADGNESVEAITIDVRLDVEDDVDDDALERIVAGGERTCHVAELLREDLEMNLAWSRT; encoded by the coding sequence ATGGGATACGTAGTCAAGATCCCCAAACTCGGGCTCGAGATGGATTCGGGGACGGTCACGGCCTGGTTCGTCGAGGAGGGCGAGGCGGTCGAGGCGGGCGACGTGATCGCGGAGATCGAATCCGAGAAGACCACCGGAAAGGTGGAAGCCCGGGAGAACGGGGTGTTGCGACGCCGGCTTCTCGAGGAGGGCGAGTCCGCCGAGCCGGGCGCGCCGATGGGGATCGTCGCCGAGGCGGACGCAGACATTTCCGATCTCGAGGCGTCGCTCGAGGGCGAGGTGCCGGACGCTGAGGCGGCGACCGAGGCAGCTGCAGGCGTCGAAGCTCCGACGCCGGACGCCGAGGCGACGACGGAGGCGGCGGCCTCGAGCGAAGACGTGAAGGCGTCACCGCGAGCCCGCAAACGTGCCGACGAACTCGGCGTCGACCTCGCGTCGGTCGACGGAACGGGGCCGCAGGGATCGATCACGGAGGAAGACGTCGAGGCCGCGGCCGAGACAGAGGGTGAGACGATCGAAGACGTGAAGGCGTCACCGCGAGCCCGCAAGCGCGCCGACGAGCTCGGTGTCGACCTCGCGTCGGTCGACGGGACGGGACCAAAGGGGTCGATCACGGAAGCGGACGTCGAGGCCGCGGCCGAGGACAGAATCGAGGGCATCGAGGAACGCCCCCTCGACGGCATGCGACGGACGATCGCCTCTCGGCTGGGCCAGAGCTATCGCGAGGCGGTCCACGTCACCGAACACCGGGTGGCGGACGCCGAGGCGCTGCGGGCCGCCGCGAAGGCCGCGGCCGCCGTCCACGACGAGTCGGTCACGGTCACCGACGTGCTGCTGGCCGCCATCTCGGCGGCGCTCGAGGACCATCCCGCGTTCAACGCGACGTTCGAGGAGGACGTCCACCGCCTCCACGGCGAGCACAACCTCTGTGTCGCCGTCGACGTCGAGGACGGGCTCCTCGCGCCGGTGATCCGCGGCGTCGACGACCTCGAGATCGACGAACTGGCGAGAAAGCGCGCGACGATGACCGACCGGGCGCTCTCGGGGCAGTACACGATGGACGACCTGCGTGGCGGGACGTTCACGATCTCGAACCTCGGCCTGCTCGGCGTCGAGTCGTTCGACCCCGTGATCAACCCGCCCCAGGTCGCCATTCTGGGCGTCAACGCCCTCGACGAACGGCCCGTCGCCCGGAACGGCGAGGTCGTCGTTCGGCGGACGCTCCCGCTTTCCCTCTCGTTCGACCACCGGCTCGTCGACGGCGCCGACGCCGCACGCTTCCTCGAGACGCTCGTCGGCCACCTCGAGGAACCCTGGCCGCTGCTCGAGGGCGTGACGCCCGCGGACGTCCCGTCCGACGTGCACTGGCGCGACGATGGAGCCGCTGCGGCCGTCGCAGAACTCCCGGAGCGCGACGTGACGGCGCACGTCCGGCCGGACCTCTCGGGGAGCGTCGCCGCCGGGAGCGCCGAGTGGCCCTTCGACGTCACGCCCGAGTGGGGCGGCGGCCGCGCGCCGACGCCCGTGGACTACTTCCTCGGCGCCCTCTCGGCCTGCCTCGCCGCCAGCATCGGCATTCAGGCGGACATGCGCGACGTCGACTTCAGCGGGATCGACGTCGGAGTCGTCGGGGCGCCCGCAGACGGAAACGAGTCCGTCGAGGCGATCACGATCGACGTCCGTCTCGACGTCGAAGACGACGTCGACGACGACGCGCTCGAGCGGATCGTCGCCGGCGGCGAGCGGACCTGCCACGTCGCGGAGCTGTTGCGTGAGGACCTCGAGATGAATCTCGCCTGGTCGCGGACGTAG
- a CDS encoding metallophosphoesterase — protein MADDADGPVYYVISDLHIGGDDQLGDVGFLEELLAFLERLESIDEDAELIVNGDAFGLWEFTELEGLAKFDALLERYPDLFEQLRATGESLPITLLPGNHDHELAAYEEYVDRLAEYNVDLVQAESITRPVGDRTIWFEHGHQRDSNNRFEDFGNPYETPMGYFYNTQVTSRAGKLSDRGRYNWLKDVQAITPTERVPRWLLSKYFYREMNPVLRYASIPFLLLLNVSLVLAVLAGLDVAGVWTMPVDVVDALLDRLGLVGEAVHFLLVVNAAVAGLLILVGIPTSLIVRDVGETVDRFGIRETDLTVDPDEPYVEAAREVFADRPETAIFCYGHTHRPGVTAVEDRLLVNTGTWLKRLHRRNVVTGVLPAVFYPSYQLCVVRIAPDPDGVAVEFEAIEKSSPTAAELTRTERLLTLGREPNPELPDRRVVPRRVREATPETSD, from the coding sequence ATGGCCGACGATGCCGACGGCCCGGTCTACTACGTGATCAGCGACCTCCACATCGGCGGCGACGACCAACTCGGCGACGTCGGCTTCCTCGAGGAGCTACTCGCGTTTCTCGAGCGTCTCGAGTCGATCGACGAGGACGCGGAGTTGATCGTCAACGGCGACGCGTTCGGACTGTGGGAGTTCACCGAACTCGAGGGACTGGCGAAGTTCGACGCCTTGCTCGAGCGCTATCCCGACCTGTTCGAGCAGTTGCGCGCGACTGGCGAGTCGCTGCCGATCACCCTCCTGCCGGGTAACCACGACCACGAGCTCGCCGCGTACGAGGAGTACGTCGATCGGTTAGCCGAGTACAACGTCGACCTCGTCCAGGCCGAATCGATCACGCGCCCGGTCGGTGACCGAACGATCTGGTTCGAACACGGCCACCAGCGAGATTCTAACAACCGGTTCGAGGACTTCGGCAACCCGTACGAGACGCCGATGGGGTACTTCTACAACACCCAGGTGACGAGCCGGGCGGGGAAGCTGTCCGATCGGGGGCGGTACAACTGGTTGAAGGACGTCCAGGCGATCACGCCGACCGAACGGGTGCCTCGCTGGCTCCTCTCGAAGTACTTCTACCGCGAGATGAACCCCGTCTTGCGGTATGCATCGATCCCGTTTTTGCTCCTCCTCAACGTCAGCCTCGTCCTCGCCGTGCTGGCGGGGCTCGACGTGGCCGGCGTCTGGACCATGCCGGTCGACGTGGTGGACGCGCTCCTCGATCGACTGGGTCTGGTCGGCGAGGCCGTCCATTTCCTTCTCGTCGTCAACGCGGCGGTCGCCGGCCTGCTGATCCTCGTGGGAATCCCGACCTCCCTCATCGTCCGCGACGTCGGCGAGACCGTCGACCGGTTCGGCATTCGAGAGACCGATCTCACGGTCGACCCCGACGAACCGTACGTGGAGGCCGCCCGCGAGGTGTTCGCCGACCGGCCGGAGACGGCGATTTTCTGCTACGGCCACACCCACCGACCGGGGGTGACGGCGGTCGAGGACAGGTTGCTCGTCAACACCGGGACGTGGCTGAAACGGCTCCATCGACGGAACGTCGTCACTGGCGTGCTCCCGGCCGTCTTCTACCCGTCGTACCAGCTGTGCGTCGTCCGTATCGCTCCAGATCCGGACGGCGTGGCGGTCGAGTTCGAGGCAATCGAAAAATCGAGCCCGACGGCGGCAGAGCTCACGCGCACCGAGCGCCTCCTCACGCTCGGTCGAGAGCCGAATCCGGAACTTCCGGACCGAAGGGTCGTCCCACGACGGGTTCGGGAAGCGACGCCGGAGACGAGCGACTGA